The genome window CGCGACGGAGTACTACCTCCACGACCTGCCGTCGTCGTACAACCTGGTGCTGAAGGAGGTTTTAGGCCGCGGCCGATTTCTGAAATCGATTCTATGTAAACACGATGAGGGGCTTGTATTAGTGAAGGTGTATTTCAAGAGAGGCGACTCCATTGATTTGCGCGAGCATGAGCGACGCCTCTCGCATATTTGTGAGATCTTCAATGGCATCGAAAATCCCCATGTTTGGCCCTTCCAggttaatttgtttatttttgttttataaatagTTTTGTTGCTTTGCGAAAttcaatgaaacaaaaaatactTTGAAGTTAGTGGAACACTGGAACTATTAAAAGCATTAATGATTAATCTGTTTCAGTACACGTAGTTTAGCTATTTATctgtttatttttatgtattattcTTTCCAATTTCAATATGCTCTAGATTTGGGAGGAGAATTCTACTgaagtagtatttttttttcaagctaTAAGCAAAAGTTAGacaaaaaattcataattctatttaaattatattatgaaaatatgtAGCTTAATTAGACCCTGATGGATATCGCACTTATCTGCAATTTGTAATTGTTGCAACAggaatgaaaatagaaaatatgtaattatgtatatagAAATTAGACTTCTTGAGCTAGGAAATTGCATCTCCTTTGTATTAATAAGCTGTATGTTAGTCTTCTCTTTATGGTGCAGTTCTGGCTGGAAACAGATAAAGCAGCTTATTTGCTTAGGCAATACTTCTTTAATAATCTTCATGATCGTCTTAGCACACGTCCTTTCCTCAGTCTCGTTGAGAAGAAATGGCTAGCTTTCCAGGTCTCTATCCTGTTTCAGCATTGTTAAATTATTCCTTTTAAATCTTGGAAAGGCATATCATGTACTGCTGGTCTTTGCAGTTGCTGGTTGCAGTGAAGCAGAGCCATGAGCGTGGGGTCTGTCATGGTGAGACCGCTAGCATATGGAaatgcattttctttttgttcttgcttTTTGTTTCTCAGGGAAactcatttatatttttccagGGGACATTAAATGTGAGAATGTGTTGGTCACTTCTTGGAACTGGCTTTACCTTGCCGATTATGCATCATTTAAACCCACGTATATTCCACATGATGATCCTTCtgatttctcatttttctttgatACTGGTGGAAGAAGGCGATGTTATCTTGCACCTGAGGTTTGTTCccttctattttacattttctgcTATTCTATATGGGTTATTAGATTAAGCATTCTATTTACTACAATCACACTTTAGCTAAGTTAGTCATTCACTCAAAAGCCTAAGTGGCTAAGTGTGTACAAAAATGGTGTACCTTTTGTTAAGACCAGAGTAGAGTTATGCCAATACTGACTATGCTATTCAAAAGTCATGCAATACTGGTTAAGTTCCTTCTGATAGAAGTATCTAGTGAACCATAGAAATAGTGGTTTCATTTGGCTACAGTATGATAAAATTGGATGTATTATGGGAATGTCTTCTCTCTGTTTCCTTATTGGTGAATGGTGATACCttaatggattttttttaaaaaaaataaataaataaaatcatgaTGTTAGAGTGACATTGCTAAATGGTTTACTGGATAAGTAATAGTTGCTAATTTGCCTTGATTTTCAGAGGTTTTATGAGCATGGGGTTGAGACGCATGTTGCACAAGATGCACCGTTAAAGCTATCTATGGATATCTTTGCCGTAGGGTGAGGTCATCAGTTTCAAGTCATTGTTATATATTGGTAGTTATTTTTACGATAAACAGTTTTTTAAGCTCATATTTTGGAATATGCTTCAAAATGAATGTTGATGTGTTGGTTTGCTAATCCACTGATATCTAATTTGATGTAGAAAATAGTTATGTTCTGGAAATAGTAATTCATTAATTTActtataataaattttcatgcTACAAAAGGAGCTGTGTTTCTCTCCTCTCAACATCAATTTTGTCACTCTTTCTGTCTCCAGCACACTGCCATTTTCGTGCAAATCCATTATGGATTGTTATTAGGGTGAATATTTTGTCTAGTTCTCTATTCATTTTTTTCCATTTGTATTATAGTGAAGCTAGCAGGATTTTGGTATGTTGTGATCCAAAAGAAGAATTTCAGATCTTTTATCTTTGCTAATGGTGTTCTATCCTTCTGCAATTGCAATTTGCTCATTTTTATGTTGCTTGATggagataaaattttaatatttctacTTTGCCCATTCTGTCTCAGGTGTGTTATTGCTGAGCTTTTCCTTGAGGGTCAGCCTTTATTTGAACTGTCTCAACTGCTTGCATATCGCAGAGGACAATATGATCCTAACCAACTTTTGGAAAAGGTGTTGTTGTTGACTCCCAACTCTCTTTGCTTACTAATGTGCCATCTGAGTTTGCTCCTCTTGTTTGGATACAATCATTCAATTCAACAATATTCTGCCCCAAATGCCCATAGAAAATCTCTTGATGGTCTACATCAACCCTTGTCTTCTGATGGTAAATTCTTATGTTATAGTCTATTGATGCAGATTCCAGATTCAGGTATCCGCAAGATGATCCTTCATATGATTCAGTTGGATCCAGAGTCACGGTGTTCTGCTGAAAGCTACTTGCAGAGTTATGCAGGTGTTGTGTTCCCAAGCTACTTCTCGCCATTTCTTCATAACTTCTATTGCTTGTTGAATCCACTTAATTCTGATGCAAGGGTAAGAGCCTGTTTAATTGATGTTTGATTTTTCATGATTAGCTTATAGTTTCATTCTCAATTGCCAGTGCATCTTCTGTAGGTCTTGATATGCCAGACCTCTTTTCAAGAGATACTTAAACAAATGAGCAATGGGCCAGATGGGGAGAGCTCACCTGCTATGTGCATGTCTCCAAGTGTCACCAGTCATGGGTTGCAAGGAAAGGATGAATGCCAAAGTTCAAACCGATTGAAGGACACCCTTAATAAAAGAGAGGGCACAGAGCGAGGATCAATTCATGATCGGTTTGATCTTCTTGGCGATGTGAATACTTTACTCAGGGATGTTAAACAAAGTAATAATAGATGTTCTGCTGTTAAGCCAATGCTGGAGGATGCAGCCGATATTGCATCTAAAAATCAAATGCACTCTGGCATGCAGTCTCCTGGGGAGCTATTTCAGACAGTTTCCAATGTTTTCAAGAGAAATCACCATCcattcttgaaaaagataacCATGAATGATCTAACCTCTCTCATGTCTGATTATGACAATCAATCAGACACTTTTGGGATGCCTTTCTTACCTTTGCCTGATGATGTAATGAGCTGTGAGGGTATGGTTTTAATTGCGTCAATGCTGTGTTCATGTATACGCAATGTTAAGTTGCCTTTTATGAGGAGAGGGGCTATACTTCTATTGAAGTCTTGTTCATTATATATTGATGATGAAGGTCGTTTGCAAAGAGTGCTGCCATATGTCATAGCCTTGCTTCCAGATCCAGCAGCAATTGTTCGCTGTGCTGCATTGGAGACTTTGTGTGATATCCTTCCTCTGGTTAGAGATTTCCCTCCAAGTGATGCCAAAATATTTCCAGAGTATATTCTTCCAATGCTTTCTTTGCTTCCTGATGATCCTGAGGAAAGTGTGAGGATCTGTTATGCCAGCAATATATCTAAGCTAGCTTTAACTGCTTATGGGTTTCTTGTTCACTCTATTAGTTTAAGTGAAGCGGGGGTTTTGAATGAAGTGAATTTATCTCATAAGTCACCAGTCTCATCCAGTGAACCATCTGGCCGACCACCGAGTCTAAACAGTAACACACAGCTTGCACAATTGAGAAAATCAATAGCTGAGGTAATCCAAGAACTGGTGATGGGCCCAAAACAAACCCCAAATATCAGGAGAGCACTCTTGCAAGATATTGGCAACCTTTGTTGGTTTTTTGGCCAGAGACAAAGCAATGATGTCCTTTTGCCCATTCTTCCTGCTTTTCTGAATGATCGAGATGAGCAGCTCAGGGCCGTATTCTATGGGCAAATCACGTATGTTTGCTTTTTTGTTGGCCAAAGAAGTGTAGAGGAATATCTTTTGCCCTACATTGAGCAGGCATTAACGGATGTAACTGAATCAGTCATTGCCAATGCATTAGATTGCTTGGCTATTCTTTGCAGAAGTAGTTTTCTGAGAAAGATGATATTGCTTGAAATGATTGACCATGCTTTTCCATTGTTATGTTGTCCTAGTCAATGGGTAAGGAGGTCAGCTGTTGCTTTCATTGCGGCCAGTAGCGAGAGCTTAGGTGCAGTAGATTCCTATGTTTTTCTTGTCCCTGTTATTCGTCCTTTCCTCCGCAGGCAACCAGCATCGCTTGCTTCAGAAAAAACACTTTTCTCATGTCTTAAGCCTCCTGTTCCAAGAGAAATATACTACAAGGTTCTGGAAAATGCAAAAAGTTCTGACATGCTTGACAGACAGCGAAAGATATGGTATAATTCTTCGTCTCAGCCTAAACAATGGGAAACTCTGGACTTGTTTGAAAGAAATCCCACTGAAATTGATCAGATGGCATACTGGCATGACAGAAAACATGACAGTCAAGGTCACAAATTTGGCAGTGATAAACCGCTAGATTTTACAGATTGTGATGATAATGAGACTAAGTTGAAGGCTTTGGGAAGCTTGATACAAAATCCTTCCAGTACAATGGACAGCCAAGATCGGCATCCATCAGAAAAGTTGCAATTATCTGGTTTTGTATCTCCACAAGTGAGTAGTATGAATTGCTTAATTGATAAACCATCAGAAGGAATACCATTATACTACTTTAAAGTTGACAACAAGCGAGCAGCTGGAATTGGTCCTGCTGCCTCTGATACGTCATTACCATGTACTACATTGGGTTTTGGTTCATCATCTTTGCCTTGGATGGATCCagtaaacaagtcatttagtTTGGCTAACACAGTTCCAGCACCTAAACTTGTCTCAGGTTCGATTAGCATTGGTAACAACTCTACCCAATTGCGGAGAGTTGTACATGAAGTTGAAGACAGGGAAACTGAGCAAACATCATATATTGATAGCAAGTTTCAAGATCTGGGTGTGTCTGGCACAAAAAAAGGGGGTTCCTTTACAATGGAAGACAACTTAGCTGCAACTGATGGAACAGAGATGCCGTCTTTTGGTCGAATGTCAACTATTCCAGATTCTGGGTGGAAGCCTCGTGGAGTGTTAGTTGCTCACCTCCAGGAGCACCGCTCTGCTGTTAATGATATTGCCATTTCAACAGACCAAAGCTTTTTTGTTAGTGCGTCTGAAGATTCTACTGTTAAGATTTGGGATTCCAAAAGGTTAGAGAAGGATATCTCATTTAGATCCAGGTTAACTTACTCTTTGGGGGGAAGTAGAGCGTTGTGTATTTCAGTACTCCAGGGTTCTGCTCAAGTTGCCGTTGGAGCTTGTGATGGAACAATACACATGTTCTCTGTTGATTATATCTCTAGAGGACTTGGAAATGTTGTTGAGAAATACTCAGGTGTTGCTGATGTGAAAAAACATGGTGTTGGAGAGGGTGCAATTTTAAGCCTATTGAACTACTCACCAGATGGTGGGCCCTGCAAAATGATTCTGTATAGTACCCAAAATTGTGGGCTCCATCTCTGGGATGCAAGAACAAGCTCAAATGCCTGGAACTCAAAAGTGTATCCTGAGGAGGGTTATGTATCTTCTCTTGTTGCTGGCCCTTGTGGAAATTGGTTTGTGACTGGCTCATCAAGGGGTGTACTTACACTATGGGATCTGAGGTTTTGTATACCAGTCAACTCATGGCAGTACACTCTCGCTTGCCCCATTGAGAAAATGTGTCTTTTTGTTCCTCCTCCAACTACCTCCTTGTCTGGTGCTGCAAGGCCCCTTGTTTATGTTGCAGCAGGATGTAATGAAGTCTCTCTTTGGAATGCAGAAAATGGGAGCTGCCACCAGGTATTTCGGAATAACTTTATTAAGTATTACAgagtataattattattattattattattattattattattattatttataatttcgtTCCAATCTGTTAGAGTATTGGCAGTAAACTCTAGATTATTTTCCAAGCTTCTGTAAATGATTTTGCTCATATTTCTTTGTAATTAAAGTTTTACTTGATTGATCTAATATTTACGTGGCTGAATTGGTCAATAATAGCTGACAGGCATAAAGTGCTGTAGTATTGAATTTTGTATAAGTACTAATTGATCACTTAAAAATTCAGGAACACTGGAGAATGTATTGGT of Ipomoea triloba cultivar NCNSP0323 chromosome 3, ASM357664v1 contains these proteins:
- the LOC116012006 gene encoding serine/threonine-protein kinase VPS15 isoform X1 → MGNKIARTTQASATEYYLHDLPSSYNLVLKEVLGRGRFLKSILCKHDEGLVLVKVYFKRGDSIDLREHERRLSHICEIFNGIENPHVWPFQFWLETDKAAYLLRQYFFNNLHDRLSTRPFLSLVEKKWLAFQLLVAVKQSHERGVCHGDIKCENVLVTSWNWLYLADYASFKPTYIPHDDPSDFSFFFDTGGRRRCYLAPERFYEHGVETHVAQDAPLKLSMDIFAVGCVIAELFLEGQPLFELSQLLAYRRGQYDPNQLLEKIPDSGIRKMILHMIQLDPESRCSAESYLQSYAGVVFPSYFSPFLHNFYCLLNPLNSDARVLICQTSFQEILKQMSNGPDGESSPAMCMSPSVTSHGLQGKDECQSSNRLKDTLNKREGTERGSIHDRFDLLGDVNTLLRDVKQSNNRCSAVKPMLEDAADIASKNQMHSGMQSPGELFQTVSNVFKRNHHPFLKKITMNDLTSLMSDYDNQSDTFGMPFLPLPDDVMSCEGMVLIASMLCSCIRNVKLPFMRRGAILLLKSCSLYIDDEGRLQRVLPYVIALLPDPAAIVRCAALETLCDILPLVRDFPPSDAKIFPEYILPMLSLLPDDPEESVRICYASNISKLALTAYGFLVHSISLSEAGVLNEVNLSHKSPVSSSEPSGRPPSLNSNTQLAQLRKSIAEVIQELVMGPKQTPNIRRALLQDIGNLCWFFGQRQSNDVLLPILPAFLNDRDEQLRAVFYGQITYVCFFVGQRSVEEYLLPYIEQALTDVTESVIANALDCLAILCRSSFLRKMILLEMIDHAFPLLCCPSQWVRRSAVAFIAASSESLGAVDSYVFLVPVIRPFLRRQPASLASEKTLFSCLKPPVPREIYYKVLENAKSSDMLDRQRKIWYNSSSQPKQWETLDLFERNPTEIDQMAYWHDRKHDSQGHKFGSDKPLDFTDCDDNETKLKALGSLIQNPSSTMDSQDRHPSEKLQLSGFVSPQVSSMNCLIDKPSEGIPLYYFKVDNKRAAGIGPAASDTSLPCTTLGFGSSSLPWMDPVNKSFSLANTVPAPKLVSGSISIGNNSTQLRRVVHEVEDRETEQTSYIDSKFQDLGVSGTKKGGSFTMEDNLAATDGTEMPSFGRMSTIPDSGWKPRGVLVAHLQEHRSAVNDIAISTDQSFFVSASEDSTVKIWDSKRLEKDISFRSRLTYSLGGSRALCISVLQGSAQVAVGACDGTIHMFSVDYISRGLGNVVEKYSGVADVKKHGVGEGAILSLLNYSPDGGPCKMILYSTQNCGLHLWDARTSSNAWNSKVYPEEGYVSSLVAGPCGNWFVTGSSRGVLTLWDLRFCIPVNSWQYTLACPIEKMCLFVPPPTTSLSGAARPLVYVAAGCNEVSLWNAENGSCHQVLRVANNESEAENSDLPWALAKPSSKATPKQDKRRNPNSKYRVDELNESPPRLPGIRTLLPLPGGDLLTGGTDLKIRRWDHCSPERTYCVCGPSIKGVPNDDFYEVKSSFGVQVVQEAKRRPLATRLTAKAILSAAATDSAGCHRDSILSLGSVKLNQRLLISSSRDGAIKVWK
- the LOC116012006 gene encoding serine/threonine-protein kinase VPS15 isoform X2; translated protein: MSDASRIFVRSSMASKIPMFGPSSLLFMVQFWLETDKAAYLLRQYFFNNLHDRLSTRPFLSLVEKKWLAFQLLVAVKQSHERGVCHGDIKCENVLVTSWNWLYLADYASFKPTYIPHDDPSDFSFFFDTGGRRRCYLAPERFYEHGVETHVAQDAPLKLSMDIFAVGCVIAELFLEGQPLFELSQLLAYRRGQYDPNQLLEKIPDSGIRKMILHMIQLDPESRCSAESYLQSYAGVVFPSYFSPFLHNFYCLLNPLNSDARVLICQTSFQEILKQMSNGPDGESSPAMCMSPSVTSHGLQGKDECQSSNRLKDTLNKREGTERGSIHDRFDLLGDVNTLLRDVKQSNNRCSAVKPMLEDAADIASKNQMHSGMQSPGELFQTVSNVFKRNHHPFLKKITMNDLTSLMSDYDNQSDTFGMPFLPLPDDVMSCEGMVLIASMLCSCIRNVKLPFMRRGAILLLKSCSLYIDDEGRLQRVLPYVIALLPDPAAIVRCAALETLCDILPLVRDFPPSDAKIFPEYILPMLSLLPDDPEESVRICYASNISKLALTAYGFLVHSISLSEAGVLNEVNLSHKSPVSSSEPSGRPPSLNSNTQLAQLRKSIAEVIQELVMGPKQTPNIRRALLQDIGNLCWFFGQRQSNDVLLPILPAFLNDRDEQLRAVFYGQITYVCFFVGQRSVEEYLLPYIEQALTDVTESVIANALDCLAILCRSSFLRKMILLEMIDHAFPLLCCPSQWVRRSAVAFIAASSESLGAVDSYVFLVPVIRPFLRRQPASLASEKTLFSCLKPPVPREIYYKVLENAKSSDMLDRQRKIWYNSSSQPKQWETLDLFERNPTEIDQMAYWHDRKHDSQGHKFGSDKPLDFTDCDDNETKLKALGSLIQNPSSTMDSQDRHPSEKLQLSGFVSPQVSSMNCLIDKPSEGIPLYYFKVDNKRAAGIGPAASDTSLPCTTLGFGSSSLPWMDPVNKSFSLANTVPAPKLVSGSISIGNNSTQLRRVVHEVEDRETEQTSYIDSKFQDLGVSGTKKGGSFTMEDNLAATDGTEMPSFGRMSTIPDSGWKPRGVLVAHLQEHRSAVNDIAISTDQSFFVSASEDSTVKIWDSKRLEKDISFRSRLTYSLGGSRALCISVLQGSAQVAVGACDGTIHMFSVDYISRGLGNVVEKYSGVADVKKHGVGEGAILSLLNYSPDGGPCKMILYSTQNCGLHLWDARTSSNAWNSKVYPEEGYVSSLVAGPCGNWFVTGSSRGVLTLWDLRFCIPVNSWQYTLACPIEKMCLFVPPPTTSLSGAARPLVYVAAGCNEVSLWNAENGSCHQVLRVANNESEAENSDLPWALAKPSSKATPKQDKRRNPNSKYRVDELNESPPRLPGIRTLLPLPGGDLLTGGTDLKIRRWDHCSPERTYCVCGPSIKGVPNDDFYEVKSSFGVQVVQEAKRRPLATRLTAKAILSAAATDSAGCHRDSILSLGSVKLNQRLLISSSRDGAIKVWK
- the LOC116012006 gene encoding serine/threonine-protein kinase VPS15 isoform X3, translating into MILTNFWKSLLMQIPDSGIRKMILHMIQLDPESRCSAESYLQSYAGVVFPSYFSPFLHNFYCLLNPLNSDARVLICQTSFQEILKQMSNGPDGESSPAMCMSPSVTSHGLQGKDECQSSNRLKDTLNKREGTERGSIHDRFDLLGDVNTLLRDVKQSNNRCSAVKPMLEDAADIASKNQMHSGMQSPGELFQTVSNVFKRNHHPFLKKITMNDLTSLMSDYDNQSDTFGMPFLPLPDDVMSCEGMVLIASMLCSCIRNVKLPFMRRGAILLLKSCSLYIDDEGRLQRVLPYVIALLPDPAAIVRCAALETLCDILPLVRDFPPSDAKIFPEYILPMLSLLPDDPEESVRICYASNISKLALTAYGFLVHSISLSEAGVLNEVNLSHKSPVSSSEPSGRPPSLNSNTQLAQLRKSIAEVIQELVMGPKQTPNIRRALLQDIGNLCWFFGQRQSNDVLLPILPAFLNDRDEQLRAVFYGQITYVCFFVGQRSVEEYLLPYIEQALTDVTESVIANALDCLAILCRSSFLRKMILLEMIDHAFPLLCCPSQWVRRSAVAFIAASSESLGAVDSYVFLVPVIRPFLRRQPASLASEKTLFSCLKPPVPREIYYKVLENAKSSDMLDRQRKIWYNSSSQPKQWETLDLFERNPTEIDQMAYWHDRKHDSQGHKFGSDKPLDFTDCDDNETKLKALGSLIQNPSSTMDSQDRHPSEKLQLSGFVSPQVSSMNCLIDKPSEGIPLYYFKVDNKRAAGIGPAASDTSLPCTTLGFGSSSLPWMDPVNKSFSLANTVPAPKLVSGSISIGNNSTQLRRVVHEVEDRETEQTSYIDSKFQDLGVSGTKKGGSFTMEDNLAATDGTEMPSFGRMSTIPDSGWKPRGVLVAHLQEHRSAVNDIAISTDQSFFVSASEDSTVKIWDSKRLEKDISFRSRLTYSLGGSRALCISVLQGSAQVAVGACDGTIHMFSVDYISRGLGNVVEKYSGVADVKKHGVGEGAILSLLNYSPDGGPCKMILYSTQNCGLHLWDARTSSNAWNSKVYPEEGYVSSLVAGPCGNWFVTGSSRGVLTLWDLRFCIPVNSWQYTLACPIEKMCLFVPPPTTSLSGAARPLVYVAAGCNEVSLWNAENGSCHQVLRVANNESEAENSDLPWALAKPSSKATPKQDKRRNPNSKYRVDELNESPPRLPGIRTLLPLPGGDLLTGGTDLKIRRWDHCSPERTYCVCGPSIKGVPNDDFYEVKSSFGVQVVQEAKRRPLATRLTAKAILSAAATDSAGCHRDSILSLGSVKLNQRLLISSSRDGAIKVWK